From Deltaproteobacteria bacterium, the proteins below share one genomic window:
- a CDS encoding GNAT family N-acetyltransferase has translation MKSKEIIYREDVRPSDRDHVRHLVESSGFFSQKEIGIAVELVEERLSNGARSGYFFLFAEWEGNITGYTCFGPIPDTPYSYDLYWIVVHNNFRRSGIGKALLARTENLIEKQGGRLIYIDTSSRDQYRTTRMFYSRCGYLKDAFMKDFYNPGDSKITYVKDIHSESLAENSLR, from the coding sequence ATGAAAAGTAAAGAAATCATATATCGTGAAGACGTAAGGCCCTCAGACAGAGACCATGTTCGACACTTAGTCGAGTCCTCCGGGTTTTTTTCGCAAAAAGAAATTGGCATTGCTGTGGAACTCGTTGAAGAACGGCTGTCAAACGGCGCCCGGAGCGGTTACTTTTTTCTGTTTGCCGAATGGGAGGGAAATATCACAGGTTATACCTGTTTTGGGCCCATACCGGATACCCCGTACAGTTATGACCTCTACTGGATAGTTGTCCACAATAATTTTCGCCGATCGGGTATCGGAAAAGCGCTGCTGGCACGTACTGAAAACCTGATTGAAAAACAGGGGGGAAGATTGATTTATATCGACACCTCCTCCCGGGATCAGTACAGGACGACACGAATGTTCTATTCCCGATGCGGTTATCTGAAAGATGCATTTATGAAAGATTTTTACAATCCTGGAGATAGTAAAATCACCTATGTCAAAGATATTCATTCCGAATCACTTGCTGAAAACTCATTAAGGTAA
- a CDS encoding D-alanine--D-alanine ligase, which yields MNVVVLHGEIQQEAGSDEKDALIQADVVSSALMNLGYKPVIIPLSLNFTKTTEQLKEIKPVFVFNLVETIAGQGSLIHIAPSILDFLRIPYTGAGTEATFLTSNKVLAKKLLHAAGIATPPCFLPDEHYKGPFIEGIYIIKAVWEHASAWLHEDSIIFAQDLYQLRKAILSQQENLGVKCFAEVFVEGREFNLSLLAGDAGPEVLPPSEIRFDDFPPGKARVVDYRSKWVEDSFEYQHTPRSFDFPQEDEPLLHRLTDLALQCWRVFGLRGYARIDFRIDKTGLPWVLEVNTNPCLSPDGGFAAAVAQAGLSFNRTIERIIKDACI from the coding sequence ATGAATGTTGTTGTGCTGCACGGTGAAATTCAGCAAGAGGCAGGCAGTGATGAGAAGGACGCCCTCATTCAGGCCGATGTTGTATCGTCGGCTCTCATGAATCTGGGATATAAACCCGTCATCATTCCCCTTTCACTGAACTTCACAAAAACGACCGAGCAACTCAAGGAAATAAAGCCGGTTTTCGTTTTCAACCTTGTGGAAACGATAGCGGGCCAGGGAAGTCTGATACACATCGCCCCTTCAATTTTGGATTTTTTGAGAATCCCTTACACCGGCGCAGGCACAGAGGCCACATTTCTCACTTCGAACAAGGTTCTCGCCAAAAAGCTCCTCCATGCCGCGGGCATTGCAACGCCCCCATGTTTTTTACCCGATGAGCATTACAAAGGTCCCTTTATCGAAGGCATATACATCATTAAAGCCGTATGGGAACATGCCTCCGCATGGCTCCATGAGGATTCTATTATCTTCGCACAGGATCTCTATCAACTCCGCAAAGCCATACTCTCCCAACAGGAAAATCTTGGCGTGAAGTGCTTTGCAGAGGTGTTTGTTGAGGGAAGAGAATTCAATCTTTCCCTCCTTGCGGGTGATGCAGGGCCGGAGGTCCTTCCCCCTTCCGAGATTCGGTTTGACGATTTTCCGCCGGGCAAGGCCAGGGTAGTAGACTACCGCTCCAAATGGGTGGAAGACTCCTTTGAATATCAACATACACCACGGTCTTTTGATTTTCCGCAGGAGGATGAACCGTTGCTTCACCGACTGACGGATTTAGCTCTGCAGTGCTGGCGTGTGTTCGGTCTGCGGGGATACGCGAGAATCGATTTCCGGATCGATAAAACAGGCCTTCCCTGGGTGCTGGAGGTAAATACAAATCCATGCCTGTCTCCGGATGGGGGATTTGCTGCTGCTGTGGCGCAAGCTGGATTGAGCTTTAACCGGACAATTGAACGGATTATAAAAGATGCCTGCATATAG
- a CDS encoding D-alanine--D-alanine ligase, producing the protein MKTGITYDLRDDYLAEGYNDEETAEFDRADTIDAIEQTLQDLGYLTDRIGNIKSLVKRLSSGDRWDIVFNIAEGIEGLGREAQVPAILDAYNIPYTFSDPLILSLTLHKGMTKHVIRGLGILTPDFAVVEGEDDIEKITLPFPLFAKPVAEGTSKGITAASKITSREQLFHVCRNLLFTLRQPVLVERFLPGREFTIGIVGTGHDAVALGVMEVHLKENAEKDVYSYVNKENCEELVEYRLVNDSMAQLAQETSLAAWRGLGCRDAGRVDLRADAEGIPHFMEVNPLAGLHPEHSDLPIICNLAGIPYHELITMIMDSALKRLQGKNPNSHTVRSTLLDPHLACLANCNNRETPR; encoded by the coding sequence GTGAAAACCGGGATTACATACGACCTTCGCGACGATTATCTTGCCGAAGGGTATAATGACGAAGAAACGGCAGAATTTGACCGGGCAGACACGATAGACGCCATTGAGCAGACATTACAGGATTTAGGATACCTGACCGATCGTATCGGCAACATTAAGTCTCTTGTCAAAAGGCTCTCATCCGGTGACAGATGGGATATCGTCTTTAACATTGCCGAAGGCATAGAGGGGCTTGGTCGCGAAGCGCAGGTGCCTGCCATCCTTGATGCCTACAATATCCCTTACACCTTTTCCGATCCCCTTATTCTTTCCCTGACTCTTCATAAAGGCATGACCAAGCATGTTATTCGTGGCCTTGGCATCCTAACCCCGGATTTTGCTGTCGTTGAAGGCGAAGACGACATAGAGAAAATTACGCTTCCCTTTCCTCTCTTCGCCAAACCTGTTGCAGAGGGCACCAGCAAGGGCATTACCGCTGCCTCAAAGATAACCTCACGGGAACAACTCTTCCATGTGTGCCGGAATCTTTTATTTACACTCCGGCAACCTGTTCTTGTCGAGCGGTTCCTTCCCGGCCGGGAGTTCACAATAGGTATTGTCGGTACAGGGCATGATGCCGTCGCACTCGGGGTTATGGAAGTCCACCTCAAAGAAAACGCTGAGAAAGATGTCTATTCCTACGTAAACAAAGAGAACTGTGAGGAGCTTGTGGAATATCGCCTGGTCAATGACTCAATGGCTCAACTGGCGCAGGAAACATCTCTTGCCGCATGGCGGGGCCTTGGCTGCCGGGATGCGGGCAGAGTTGATCTCCGTGCCGATGCGGAGGGAATACCACATTTTATGGAAGTTAATCCATTAGCCGGCTTGCATCCGGAACATTCTGACCTTCCTATAATCTGTAACCTTGCGGGTATTCCCTATCACGAGCTCATTACTATGATTATGGATTCGGCACTAAAGCGTCTGCAGGGCAAAAATCCGAATTCGCACACGGTTCGATCAACCCTTCTCGACCCTCATCTTGCCTGCCTTGCCAATTGTAATAACAGAGAGACACCACGCTAA